One window from the genome of Sebastes umbrosus isolate fSebUmb1 chromosome 12, fSebUmb1.pri, whole genome shotgun sequence encodes:
- the crema gene encoding cAMP-responsive element modulator isoform X2, with protein MAVTGDETESAATGDIPAYQLRSPNSGLAHSIVMAASPGSMQNPQPQRTEDITRKREVRLMKNREAARECRRKKKEYVKCLENRVAVLENQNKTLIEELKALKDIYCHKAE; from the exons ATGGCTGTAACTGGGGATGAGACTGAGTCAG CTGCCACAGGAGACATACCTGCCTACCAGCTGCGTTCGCCCAACTCGGGTCTGGCTCACAGCATCGTGATGGCTGCGTCCCCGGGCAGCATGCAGAACCCCCAACCACAACGCACTGAAGACATCACCCGCAAGAGGGAGGTCCGACTGATGAAAAACAG ggAGGCAGCTCGCGAGTGCCGcaggaaaaagaaagagtaCGTCAAATGTCTGGAAAACCGCGTGGCTGtgttggaaaaccaaaacaagacCCTGATTGAAGAGCTGAAAGCACTGAAGGACATTTACTGCCACAAAGCCGAGTAG
- the crema gene encoding cAMP-responsive element modulator isoform X1 produces METSVSPQLDSSLNDSMTDGEENHSEDSPLAASPQVSGESPGVTVVQLCDGQTVQVQGVIQAPQTSVIQSPHVQTGQIATVAELEDDESDTQKRRVLLSRRPSYRKILNELSSDSPAVPKIDEEKTEEGEEVADSGDASASVPASIYQTSSGQYIAITQGRAMQLSSHGAEAFQGAQTLTVASSPTPQPGATILQCAAQPGDSPQQFYIQGGQVLVQAATGDIPAYQLRSPNSGLAHSIVMAASPGSMQNPQPQRTEDITRKREVRLMKNREAARECRRKKKEYVKCLENRVAVLENQNKTLIEELKALKDIYCHKAE; encoded by the exons ATGGAGACCTCCGTCTCACCTCAGCTGGACAGCAGTTTAAACGACTCAAtgacagatggagaggagaaCCACAGTGAAGACAGTCCTCTTGCAGCCTCTcctcag GTGTCGGGAGAGTCTCCCGGTGTGACTGTAGTCCAGCTGTGTGACGGTCAAACGGTGCAGGTCCAAGGGGTCATCCAGGCCCCTCAGACCTCTGTCATACAGTCACCACATGTCCAGACTGGCCAG ATTGCCACCGTAGCAGAGCTGGAGGATGACGAGTCAGACACCCAGAAGAGACGGGTGCTCCTCTCCAGGCGTCCGTCTTATCG AAAAATACTCAATGAGCTTTCATCGGATTCGCCGGCAGTCCCTAAAATTGATGAAGAGAAgacggaggagggggaggaggtggcGGACTCCGGTGATGCCTCAGCATCAGTGCCAGCCTCCATCTACCAGACCAGCTCAGGACAATACA TTGCGATCACTCAGGGGAGAGCCATGCAGTTGAGCAGCCATGGAGCTGAAGCCTTTCAGGGGGCCCAGACCCTGACGGTGGCCAGCTCTCCAACCCCACAGCCTGGAGCCACGATCCTGCAGTGTGCAGCTCAACCCGGAGACTCCCCACAGCAATTCTACATCCAGGGAGGACAGGTGCTCGTCCAAG CTGCCACAGGAGACATACCTGCCTACCAGCTGCGTTCGCCCAACTCGGGTCTGGCTCACAGCATCGTGATGGCTGCGTCCCCGGGCAGCATGCAGAACCCCCAACCACAACGCACTGAAGACATCACCCGCAAGAGGGAGGTCCGACTGATGAAAAACAG ggAGGCAGCTCGCGAGTGCCGcaggaaaaagaaagagtaCGTCAAATGTCTGGAAAACCGCGTGGCTGtgttggaaaaccaaaacaagacCCTGATTGAAGAGCTGAAAGCACTGAAGGACATTTACTGCCACAAAGCCGAGTAG